The genomic region ttaataaatgaaaaaaaaaaacttaatttgaTTAAATAAAATTATGTAAAGCTGCATTTAAATGCACCAAACTAAAGATTTCCTTAACTATACTATGAACAAGACAAACTTTTTACAACTACTGCTAAAATTCAAACCTTTCGTCATCAAACACTGTCCCTCTTAGTTGGTAAGCTATTTTATCAGTGTTGAGTACTCCGAGTTCATCTGCTGAACACATATAATCTATGCTCAGTTCCAGGCTGATAAGCAGGCAAGCCTTGCTGCAAGGTGACTGATAGCTGCGGGTTTGGCAGAAAGCATCATTGGGTGGGCACTGCTTTTCTCTATGGGTGGACTGCATGCAACAAATCAATTCCAGCTGCTGCTGTGGAGATTGAGGAATTGGCATACTGTCACAACTCCACATCTCTCTCCTACGTTTCTAAGATTTGAGTGAACCAGTAGAGGGCAGTAATACATGTATTATGAATTTGCTAAAACATTTTCTATGATTTATCATGCTTTCCTTTTCTTATGGTTAAGGGCCTTTGTTCGGTTGTGTTCTCTTGTTCTGCCTCCAGCCAGAGAAACTGCTCTGTGTGCCACTGACAAGAGCAGCACAAAAGGCAAACACATGCAAAACAATGACATAAACGAAGCAACAGAACATAACTACAGACTGCATGAAGGGGGCGCTCTAAACAGCCGCTGTGAGTGTCTGAGGTGGCAGGAGCTGCTGACGGACCCAGACTACCAATAGCAATACAGAGCGAGCAAGAGCCAGACTTCTCCAACCAAGTGAAGCTCAGAAAACAGGGCAATACAGGAGATACGCTAACCGCCTACATGCCACATTCCCCTTACGGCTTATTGGTTCGCATAGATCCACATGTcataataatgtttttttttggcccgGACGGTCGTCGTCCATTTTAGCAGGATGCGACCCATGCTGAAGAATCAACCAATAAGTCAGGGGGAAATGCTTCTTGACGGCTTATGTGTTTAAATGGGTTTGTGCTAAGAGAAAGACATCTGATCTACGTCAAAGAGGGTATCGATGTAGGTCAGCACTTGTTTAGAACTAATAGGGTGCGGTCAGTGAGAGAGAGCTTGTAAAGGAGCAAACCTGATTGGCGGTTGCCACGGCGGCAGCGGCAGCAGCAGCGTAGGGGCTTGCAGCAGGAGCTGAGGCAGTAGCGGGCGGGGCACTGAGCATCATGGGAACTTTTTTCAGGAAGGGAACCATAGAAGCAATGAACAAGGAGGAGCAGCGTTACGGTAACCACAGAATCGTGTGGGACACATCTgagcttgagtgtgtgtgtgtgtgtatctaatTAAATAGGTAAAGCCACAATTAAAACAGACCAGCAGATGGCATGCAGACACATAGCAAAGCAGAAACAAGGGAGAAGAATGAACAAGTCCAGCAACTTCTGTAGGACATAATTAGTGTCTTATTACCTCAATCACTTTGACAGTTACTGGTAATCGAAATCTAATCCCCGTTTAGATTTTTTCCCCCATGACTTCTCCACATGAGAATAGAATAGTGTATTATGCTAAATTATATTCTAGTGTTTGGGTTTATTTTGGGGTATTAAGATGCCCAGGGGGCAAACTACAGGGGTTAGGTGTACAGTCACTAATGGAGTCAAGAAAAATGGCAGAAGGTCAGaaccaacacaaacaaacacatataaacatgcatacatgtaaaaataaaatgtgtgcacatgcgcacgcacacacacaaacacacacgcagcatTATAGGCTGAACTTCAGcttattttaaataaagcaaACCCACACTCCAGGCACATGTCCAAAATATcaatcttgtttttttttcagtacttCACAAAaccattatttattcatttacagCTACAAAACATCTTAAACTTGATGTGTAATATCTTTGGATggatgttgttttttgtttttttttttgacagctGGTTTACACAACCAAAACGAGCGCTAAAAGGAAAGGCCAAATAGATGATCGCCTCAGTcaacaaaattattcagatgAAACACGAGTGTCACTGAAACATCAGTCCTACCCAGCAGTAGTCCAGACGTTGTTTGCAGTGTGTTTATCATCCCATTAAAGTTTCTAGCCCTTGCAGATGTAGAACTAATCGGTCAGGTTAGTACTCACGCTCTTCAGCTCCTTTTTCAGGAGTATTTTCAGCATTATGTCTGTTACAGATACGTGTTGTTTCGGTGGAATGTGAAGAGAATTAAGGTCCGAATCCGCTTAAGCGTAATGGAGATGTTTGGGGAAGCAGGAACGGTGTGACATAAACCCCCACACGCGTTTACAAGCGGCGTAACGTAGACACACAGCGCAGCTGGTTGGATACGTTACATCACCGCCTGTTTTAACAGTGCATGGCACGAATTCGCACAAACCATCAATCTGAAAGGCCTCGTGTCTTAAGGCCTATTTAAAACGGCTGTGTAGGCTCGTATGTCTTTTAGTGAGAGAGGACATGGGAGCAgtgtggagagggggagagagagagagtgagagagagtgagagagaggtgtagaaggtcacagagagacagtgagaggaaCATACCGATGCCAGGTCCAGGAGACATGCACAAGACTGAGCCTGCAGTAGcagtggagaggagagaacagTTAATTCAGCCATCCCCTTACACAGCACATCACATATTTCTGGCCAACAGAAGCCATTGCACAGAGATAAGAGGCCTTGGTGCAGACTAGCAGGTGGATGGCGCCATTAGGCAGAAGTGTGGAGCTCTGAGGAGAGTTTCATATGTGAGAGATAAGGTGGAGCCCATCTGAGCGTGAAGGGATAGGGCTGCAGTGTAAACCACAATGGCACTTGAGGAGGCTTGTGAAacaggggcgtgtgtgtgtgtgtgtgtgtgtgtgtgtgtgtgtgtgtgtgtgtgtggggcgtgagcACCTGTAGGGAAGAGAGCAGAGGTGTGCTGCAGTGGTGTGCTGGCGAGGGCCTGCTGGTAGTGCAGGACACTGGGGTTCAACAAACCACCTGGTCCTCCACTCTTCTCCAGAGCCACTCGCTTAGCCAGCGGCTGCAGCATGCTGTGAGGAaatgcctgagagagagagagagagagagagagagagagagagagagagagagagagagagagagagagagagagagagagagagagagagagagagagagagagagagagagagagagagagagagagagagagagaaagttaaTGCACATCAATGTGAAGAGAACATCTCATATATTTACACAGATTCTCTTCCTATCTAGTAAGTTATAGTGTCTAAGATGTACTTTAAGAAGCTGAACATACAAGTACAAAATATGACAGATTAGGCCTGGTTTGAGCATTTGAGGGTAAATATTTAGCTGAGGGTACGTGATGCCACAAGCACGGGATGAGCTTTACTGTATTTCAAAATGAGGAAGCAAAATCAAATCTGTGAGTGGGCACCGTACAATAACAGTGGTTTAAGACCATGCAAAGCCAGAGGTGAAAGGTGAAGTACCATGTCAACAGTTGCCTCGAGGGGTCGCTTCAGCACTTTGGCACTTGACTGAGTCTGCACACAGCACGCAGCCAACACATGATGGCAGTGGGCCAATGGGAGTCAAGCGTATTAACATACAGCAAGCACAGGTGCATCATGGGAACAGCGAGAggtgagaggaaaaaaaaaacacaaaagaaatgaaataacCTGAATGCTGTTTTACTACATAAAtaatatgcatgcacacaaacaaaacaggtttaatTATTGTTATCTTCATTAAGACCTAAGCAATCCTAAGTTTTGTTAGCTGAAGAAACACTATTCCAGCACGAAACTGCAAATACTGACAATGCTTCATTAGTTGCTCAAGACCACCACAACCCACTGTACAGTTTAGGCATGACCAAACCCCTGATGGTGCTCGCCCTGCATGCCCACACGGTCCTGAGGCCCGAGCTGCTGGCATGTTAAAGATAAACTAATGAAGCATGAGCAGTGGCCACTTCTGATAGTAGTGGCCATTCGGTGCTTTAAATGGACCTGGGGagcgggtggggtggggggaagCTGTCAGTTCGCTGGCTGTGTGGGCCTGACCTGGGCTCACCGTGTAATCATCAGTAGCAGAGGCCCGGCCGAGTCTTGCATTACAGCCTGTGGACCGTATACAGTACGTGTCTGCGAACTAAACCTCAGCCCGGCCGGAGCAGCAGAAACGCTGTGAGCTGTgcgagtgtggtgtggggtgcaCGGAccgagtggggtgtgtgtgtctgtgtgtgtgtgtgtgtgtgtgtgtgtgtgtgtgtgtttacccagCCTCACCATTGCGGCAGCTGCAGCGTTGCTCTGAGGGCTCTGCGAGCTTTTCAGGCGCGCCTGCAGATGAGCAGGAGGGTGGAAGTATTTGCACTTCTCTCGGGAGCAGCGGCTCTTCACGTAGTCCATGCACACCGTCACCGTGTTATCGGTGCTGTCAATCATGGGGCTGTCGCTAGGGTGGGCAAACCGGCAGTCGGTCTCTCCTCGGGAGCAGTTTCCCCGCTGGAACTCTCGACACACCTTTGAACGCAAGCACAGAGACGTCACACCTGTGCACGCAGCACAGACACGTCATACCTGTGCATGCAGCACAGACACTGAAACGTAGGTGTGTATGGCTACTTCCTGCACCTCCAGCTTGTCCGAGCGCAGTGTCTTCTGAGATGATGAAGCGGAGTTTGAGCTCTGCACCGCTACCCCAGGGTTGCCGGAGACAATCACAGAGTTGCTTGGGAGCATATCCGTGGCAACCAGCCCCATCCCGTGAGTGACGGGAGACAGATAGGGGGAGTAACTGAGCCCAGGCCCTGGCCCCAAACTCTGAGTAACCGGAAACGAAGACTGCAGAAGAAAGAACACCACAACCAAATTCAACCTTTAGTCTTATTAAGAAAATAAACAGATCCAACGGTATTGCTTATGCAAGGTGAATATACTGGGGCCTCAAAATACAAAGTGTAGCTCCAGGCTGAATAGCAGCAGACTGCCAAAAACTCTGGGACTCAAGCTGACTGAAACTCAGGTGCCAGGATTCTACTTCTCACGTAGGAACGTGGCGAGGACTTCAGTCAGTGAGTAGGCAGCCTCTTTGAGATGTTTGGACAGACTGACAATGGATAAACAGTCTAAGACGTACCAGTACTTTTCCCAACCAAACATGATGAAACtattaaacattttaataaataacGAAATTGCAAAGCGCATTTGGAGTactattttttttcatttggaTTACATCGAGGATGATATTTATCTAGATGTGGTCTCTGTGGGTGAAATAGCAGGAAGCTTTGCAAAGCACTGGCTTTGTTATGTCACAGCTGGTCAGATTTTTATCACAGAGACATTACTGGACTATGTGGTGCACGTGGGTATAGAACCCCAGACACCGGAAGGCTCAAATCACAAGTGGTTAGTGGAAGCTGGCGTTGAATTGAGACCAGACAATCAGAGAGGACCAGGGGCGCTGGAGACGTGAAGTACCACAGCAGGCAGGCTGGATCCCGGCAGCATGAACTGCATCTGCTGGGCCAACATTGCTGCAGCCGTCTTCTGCTGGATCAGGTTGTTCCGCCCGTTGATCTCCAGCTGACTCTTCAAGTGAGATGGAGGGTGCAGGTATTTACAGTTATCCCGTGAACAGCGGCCCTGGAATGCAAGGCAGTCTCTCAGATCAGCGGGCTCCACGCACACACATAGCCTGGGGTTAGACAAAGCAAGCCTATACATATTTTGTTATTGCTTGTAGCAGTCTGAGTGCCATGTAGATCATCCCCGAAAAACATCAACACAGCGTAACATTGCAAAAACTGTTATTTGTTTTAACTCATAAAAGTAAGAAAACTGGCAGTATTAAAGTTTGGACTTCATTGAACCTCAGACAATGAACTAATATTGTATAAgagaaattattgttctgttacCTACTAAGGCAGCCAGGTAGCTTAActcttattttattattatttagctTTTTACAGTACACAGGATTTTTAAACCCATCAACTGAAGTCAGCAAGCGCACTATATCAAACTCACACATGGTCATTTAAGTATTAATACAAAAAGGTTTTTTCAAATGATTCAGTGATACAATACACAATACA from Brachyhypopomus gauderio isolate BG-103 unplaced genomic scaffold, BGAUD_0.2 sc215, whole genome shotgun sequence harbors:
- the mbnl2 gene encoding muscleblind-like protein 2 isoform X7, which translates into the protein MSVALPAVRDTKWLTLEVCRQFQRGTCSRSDEECKFAHPPKSCQVDNGRVIACFDSLKGRCSRDNCKYLHPPSHLKSQLEINGRNNLIQQKTAAAMLAQQMQFMLPGSSLPAVSSFPVTQSLGPGPGLSYSPYLSPVTHGMGLVATDMLPSNSVIVSGNPGVAVQSSNSASSSQKTLRSDKLEVCREFQRGNCSRGETDCRFAHPSDSPMIDSTDNTVTVCMDYVKSRCSREKCKYFHPPAHLQARLKSSQSPQSNAAAAAMAFPHSMLQPLAKRVALEKSGGPGGLLNPSVLHYQQALASTPLQHTSALFPTGSVLCMSPGPGIVPMMLSAPPATASAPAASPYAAAAAAAVATANQVCSFTSSLSLTAPY
- the mbnl2 gene encoding muscleblind-like protein 2 isoform X10, whose product is MSVALPAVRDTKWLTLEVCRQFQRGTCSRSDEECKFAHPPKSCQVDNGRVIACFDSLKGRCSRDNCKYLHPPSHLKSQLEINGRNNLIQQKTAAAMLAQQMQFMLPGSSLPAVSSFPVTQSLGPGPGLSYSPYLSPVTHGMGLVATDMLPSNSVIVSGNPGVAVQSSNSASSSQKTLRSDKLEVCREFQRGNCSRGETDCRFAHPSDSPMIDSTDNTVTVCMDYVKSRCSREKCKYFHPPAHLQARLKSSQSPQSNAAAAAMAFPHSMLQPLAKRVALEKSGGPGGLLNPSVLHYQQALASTPLQHTSALFPTVPMMLSAPPATASAPAASPYAAAAAAAVATANQVCSFTSSLSLTAPY
- the mbnl2 gene encoding muscleblind-like protein 2 isoform X5 gives rise to the protein MSVALPAVRDTKWLTLEVCRQFQRGTCSRSDEECKFAHPPKSCQVDNGRVIACFDSLKGRCSRDNCKYLHPPSHLKSQLEINGRNNLIQQKTAAAMLAQQMQFMLPGSSLPAVSSFPVTQSLGPGPGLSYSPYLSPVTHGMGLVATDMLPSNSVIVSGNPGVAVQSSNSASSSQKTLRSDKLEVCREFQRGNCSRGETDCRFAHPSDSPMIDSTDNTVTVCMDYVKSRCSREKCKYFHPPAHLQARLKSSQSPQSNAAAAAMTQSSAKVLKRPLEATVDMAFPHSMLQPLAKRVALEKSGGPGGLLNPSVLHYQQALASTPLQHTSALFPTVPMMLSAPPATASAPAASPYAAAAAAAVATANQVCSFTSSLSLTAPY
- the mbnl2 gene encoding muscleblind-like protein 2 isoform X2, coding for MSVALPAVRDTKWLTLEVCRQFQRGTCSRSDEECKFAHPPKSCQVDNGRVIACFDSLKGRCSRDNCKYLHPPSHLKSQLEINGRNNLIQQKTAAAMLAQQMQFMLPGSSLPAVSSFPVTQSLGPGPGLSYSPYLSPVTHGMGLVATDMLPSNSVIVSGNPGVAVQSSNSASSSQKTLRSDKLEVCREFQRGNCSRGETDCRFAHPSDSPMIDSTDNTVTVCMDYVKSRCSREKCKYFHPPAHLQARLKSSQSPQSNAAAAAMTQSSAKVLKRPLEATVDMAFPHSMLQPLAKRVALEKSGGPGGLLNPSVLHYQQALASTPLQHTSALFPTGSVLCMSPGPGIVPMMLSAPPATASAPAASPYAAAAAAAVATANQVCSFTSSLSLTAPY
- the mbnl2 gene encoding muscleblind-like protein 2 isoform X9, yielding MSVALPAVRDTKWLTLEVCRQFQRGTCSRSDEECKFAHPPKSCQVDNGRVIACFDSLKGRCSRDNCKYLHPPSHLKSQLEINGRNNLIQQKTAAAMLAQQMQFMLPGSSLPAVSSFPVTQSLGPGPGLSYSPYLSPVTHGMGLVATDMLPSNSVIVSGNPGVAVQSSNSASSSQKTLRSDKLEVCREFQRGNCSRGETDCRFAHPSDSPMIDSTDNTVTVCMDYVKSRCSREKCKYFHPPAHLQARLKSSQSPQSNAAAAAMTQSSAKVLKRPLEATVDMAFPHSMLQPLAKRVALEKSGGPGGLLNPSVLHYQQALASTPLQHTSALFPTVPMMLSAPPATASAPAASPYAAAAAAAVATANQIILK
- the mbnl2 gene encoding muscleblind-like protein 2 isoform X4 yields the protein MSVALPAVRDTKWLTLEVCRQFQRGTCSRSDEECKFAHPPKSCQVDNGRVIACFDSLKGRCSRDNCKYLHPPSHLKSQLEINGRNNLIQQKTAAAMLAQQMQFMLPGSSLPAVSSFPVTQSLGPGPGLSYSPYLSPVTHGMGLVATDMLPSNSVIVSGNPGVAVQSSNSASSSQKTLRSDKLEVCREFQRGNCSRGETDCRFAHPSDSPMIDSTDNTVTVCMDYVKSRCSREKCKYFHPPAHLQARLKSSQSPQSNAAAAAMTQSSAKVLKRPLEATVDMAFPHSMLQPLAKRVALEKSGGPGGLLNPSVLHYQQALASTPLQHTSALFPTGSVLCMSPGPGIVPMMLSAPPATASAPAASPYAAAAAAAVATANQIILK
- the mbnl2 gene encoding muscleblind-like protein 2 isoform X6, yielding MSVALPAVRDTKWLTLEVCRQFQRGTCSRSDEECKFAHPPKSCQVDNGRVIACFDSLKGRCSRDNCKYLHPPSHLKSQLEINGRNNLIQQKTAAAMLAQQMQFMLPGSSLPAVSSFPVTQSLGPGPGLSYSPYLSPVTHGMGLVATDMLPSNSVIVSGNPGVAVQSSNSASSSQKTLRSDKLEVCREFQRGNCSRGETDCRFAHPSDSPMIDSTDNTVTVCMDYVKSRCSREKCKYFHPPAHLQARLKSSQSPQSNAAAAAMAFPHSMLQPLAKRVALEKSGGPGGLLNPSVLHYQQALASTPLQHTSALFPTGSVLCMSPGPGIGMFLSLSLCDLLHLSLTLSHSLSLPLSTLLPCPLSLKDIRAYTAVLNRP
- the mbnl2 gene encoding muscleblind-like protein 2 isoform X1, whose protein sequence is MSVALPAVRDTKWLTLEVCRQFQRGTCSRSDEECKFAHPPKSCQVDNGRVIACFDSLKGRCSRDNCKYLHPPSHLKSQLEINGRNNLIQQKTAAAMLAQQMQFMLPGSSLPAVSSFPVTQSLGPGPGLSYSPYLSPVTHGMGLVATDMLPSNSVIVSGNPGVAVQSSNSASSSQKTLRSDKLEVCREFQRGNCSRGETDCRFAHPSDSPMIDSTDNTVTVCMDYVKSRCSREKCKYFHPPAHLQARLKSSQSPQSNAAAAAMTQSSAKVLKRPLEATVDMAFPHSMLQPLAKRVALEKSGGPGGLLNPSVLHYQQALASTPLQHTSALFPTGSVLCMSPGPGIGMFLSLSLCDLLHLSLTLSHSLSLPLSTLLPCPLSLKDIRAYTAVLNRP
- the mbnl2 gene encoding muscleblind-like protein 2 isoform X11, which translates into the protein MSVALPAVRDTKWLTLEVCRQFQRGTCSRSDEECKFAHPPKSCQVDNGRVIACFDSLKSSFPVTQSLGPGPGLSYSPYLSPVTHGMGLVATDMLPSNSVIVSGNPGVAVQSSNSASSSQKTLRSDKLEVCREFQRGNCSRGETDCRFAHPSDSPMIDSTDNTVTVCMDYVKSRCSREKCKYFHPPAHLQARLKSSQSPQSNAAAAAMTQSSAKVLKRPLEATVDMAFPHSMLQPLAKRVALEKSGGPGGLLNPSVLHYQQALASTPLQHTSALFPTGSVLCMSPGPGIGMFLSLSLCDLLHLSLTLSHSLSLPLSTLLPCPLSLKDIRAYTAVLNRP
- the mbnl2 gene encoding muscleblind-like protein 2 isoform X3: MSVALPAVRDTKWLTLEVCRQFQRGTCSRSDEECKFAHPPKSCQVDNGRVIACFDSLKGRCSRDNCKYLHPPSHLKSQLEINGRNNLIQQKTAAAMLAQQMQFMLPGSSLPAVSSFPVTQSLGPGPGLSYSPYLSPVTHGMGLVATDMLPSNSVIVSGNPGVAVQSSNSASSSQKTLRSDKLEVCREFQRGNCSRGETDCRFAHPSDSPMIDSTDNTVTVCMDYVKSRCSREKCKYFHPPAHLQARLKSSQSPQSNAAAAAMTQSSAKVLKRPLEATVDMAFPHSMLQPLAKRVALEKSGGPGGLLNPSVLHYQQALASTPLQHTSALFPTGSVLCMSPGPGIDHFEIARRKETECRRNTHTLRRGVCEYSILNSPELQLHAC
- the mbnl2 gene encoding muscleblind-like protein 2 isoform X8, with the protein product MSVALPAVRDTKWLTLEVCRQFQRGTCSRSDEECKFAHPPKSCQVDNGRVIACFDSLKGRCSRDNCKYLHPPSHLKSQLEINGRNNLIQQKTAAAMLAQQMQFMLPGSSLPAVSSFPVTQSLGPGPGLSYSPYLSPVTHGMGLVATDMLPSNSVIVSGNPGVAVQSSNSASSSQKTLRSDKLEVCREFQRGNCSRGETDCRFAHPSDSPMIDSTDNTVTVCMDYVKSRCSREKCKYFHPPAHLQARLKSSQSPQSNAAAAAMTQSSAKVLKRPLEATVDMAFPHSMLQPLAKRVALEKSGGPGGLLNPSVLHYQQALASTPLQHTSALFPTDHFEIARRKETECRRNTHTLRRGVCEYSILNSPELQLHAC